From the genome of Vicia villosa cultivar HV-30 ecotype Madison, WI linkage group LG2, Vvil1.0, whole genome shotgun sequence, one region includes:
- the LOC131653195 gene encoding putative methyltransferase At1g22800, mitochondrial: MSGGGKLFRFDKIINKEIPSTVVYEDDKEIVVFLQRTNSMLALNPDGLFLAAILGGETLRELRIACTVVQIEREGGISPRVSPLAQILDPEY; encoded by the exons ATGAGCGGCGGTGGAAAGCTTTTCAG ATTTGACAAGATCATCAACAAAGAGATTCCTTCTACTGTTGTTTATGAGGATGATAAG GAAATTGTTGTTTTCTTGCAAAGAACAAAT TCTATGTTGGCATTGAATCCAGATGGCCTGTTTTTAGCGGCTATCCTCGGAGGAGAAACATTAAG GGAACTCAGAATAGCTTGTACTGTAGTACAAATTGAACGCGAAGGCGGGATCAGTCCCCGAGTTTCACCTTTAGCACAG ATCCTTGATCCAGAATACTAA